Proteins co-encoded in one Nothobranchius furzeri strain GRZ-AD chromosome 4, NfurGRZ-RIMD1, whole genome shotgun sequence genomic window:
- the znf277 gene encoding zinc finger protein 277: MNAPRTALCSYWTITLPRDNMAASDRSKHGEDSILEPLCFPDPPAGCSSAASLERPSSDLLVCLFCSESVPLLLKDTLLRHLVLDHKLVIADVQLIADLSKYLQYWKGRFLEQPLTEFCSVIKTNSTGPLEKQEDYFLLCDILPEDRILRERLQKQRLEEVLEQQQKERDDSSFHHLCMFCSEEFTGNRSSLLNHMAREHSFSIGLPDNIVYCDEFLDTLQNKLDSLQCLYCEKTFRDKTTLKDHMRKKTHRRINANNHDYDRFYVINYLELGKTWEEVQSEDDRDLLDDGDENDWSDWRAHPVSVVCLFCDHESETMDQIYTHMKDTHRFDLHLLKTEHNLSFYQQVKLVNFIRRQIHQSRCYGCQEKFGSRADMLHHIVSKGHVMNLPEMSTWDQPQYYFPTYENDALLCALSDTDGDESDEMSHSEDVPVIAEDISNLQALKQSSILNQLLKN; this comes from the exons ATGAACGCGCCGCGGACAGCTCTTTGCTCTTATTGGACCATTACTTTACCACGTGACAACATGGCCGCCAGTGACCGAAGTAAACATG GTGAGGACAGCATCCTGGAACCGCTGTGTTTTCCAGACCCGCCAGCTGGATGCTCCAGCGCTGCCAGTTTGGAGCGGCCCAGTTCGGACCTGctggtctgtctgttctgttcagaGTCCGTACCCCTGCTGCTCAAAGACACTCTTCTCAGACACCTGGTGCTGGATCACAAGCTGGTGATCGCTGATGTCCAGCTCATCGCAGACCTCTCAAA GTACCTGCAGTACTGGAAGGGCCGGTTCCTGGAGCAGCCGCTCACAGAGTTCTGCAGTGTGATTAAGACCAACTCTACTGGACCACTGG AGAAACAGGAAGACTACTTCCTGTTATGTGACATCCTTCCAGAAGACCGGATCCTTAGAGAGAGACTCCAGAAGCAACGACTG GAGGAGGTCCTTGAGCAGCAGCAGAAGGAGAGAGATGACAGCAGCTTCCATCATCTCTGCATGTTCTGCAGCGAGGAGTTCACTGGAAACAG GTCATCTTTGCTGAACCACATGGCAAGAGAACATTCCTTCAGCATCGGCCTTCCAGACAACATCGTGTACTGTGATGAGTTCCTGGACACCCTGCAGAACAAACTGGACTC CCTGCAGTGTTTGTACTGCGAGAAAACATTTAGAGATAAAACCACGCTGAAGGATCACATGAGGAAGAAAACTCACAGACGCATCAACGCCAACAACCACGACTACGACCGCTTCTACGTCATCAACTACCTG GAGCTGGGGAAAACCTGGGAGGAGGTTCAGAGTGAAGATGACCGGGATCTGCtagatgatggtgatgagaa TGACTGGTCCGACTGGAGGGCTCACCCTGTCTCTGTTGTCTGTCTCTTCTGTGACCATGAGTCGGAGACCATGGATCAGATCTACACACACATGAAG GACACTCACAGATTTGACCTCCATCTTCTGAAGACGGAACACA ATCTCAGCTTCTACCAGCAGGTCAAGCTGGTGAACTTCATCCGGCGGCAGATCCACCAGAGCCGCTGCTATGGCTGCCAGGAGAAGTTTGGCTCCAGAGCAGACATGCTGCATCACATTGTGTCTAAGGGCCATGTGATGAACCTACCAGAGATGTCCACCTGGGACCAGCCCCA GTATTATTTTCCTACATATGAGAACGACGCTCTCCTGTGTGCCCTGTCTGACACCGATGGAGATGAAAGTGATGAGATGAGTCACAGCGAGGATGTTCCTGTGATTGCTGAGGACATCTCCAACCTCCAAGCCTTGAAGCAGAGCAGCATCCTGAACCAGCTGCTGAAGAACTGA